In the Theobroma cacao cultivar B97-61/B2 chromosome 1, Criollo_cocoa_genome_V2, whole genome shotgun sequence genome, one interval contains:
- the LOC18613670 gene encoding uncharacterized protein LOC18613670: MDGLCLKTGIHGMTPAISVTGALESRTNATQVSAMGRSSVDHKSTSASVVPPQKTAFSMFSFRYPLKSLWPRGGAGNDKRYNGMAVDDVVLVENKSNEEARKVYEENVNGGETKGTSEGQKGNWVLKILHVKSLWREERKSVDEERETEEENNRNGIVNEEEEICEFCRVDDDDDDEENEKKEIEIDKDSFSKMLRRVSLAEAKLYAQMSYLGSLAYAIPKIKPESLLKYRGLRLVTSSIEKRESAMKAEKNHEKTGVSSENQELERNRKDDTVGNEQKNIGYRISASAAYQIAASAASYLHSHTKTILPFKSSKPESSKDSSDDGSGSESSAEMRNSDVASLIATTDSVTAVVAAKEEVKQAVADDLNSTHSSPCEWFICDNDQSATRFFVVQGSESLASWQANLLFEPIQFEGLDVLVHRGIYEAAKGMYEQMLPEVRSHLKSHGKHATFRFTGHSLGGSLSLLVNLMLLIRGELPASSLLPVIMFGSPSIMCGGDRLLRKLGLPRSHVQAITMHRDIVPRAFSCNYPNHVAELLKALNGNFRHHPCLNSQKLLYAPMGQLLILQPDEKFSPHHHLLPSGTGLYFLSCPLSDVDNEEKLLQAAWRIFFNSPHPLEILSDRTAYGSEGTIQRDHDMNSYLVSVRGVIRQELNRIRKTKREHRRKVWWPLVLPCGINAGIILGRPVATINVGQEQFNLVGVLQTGRESLKRFGRLVASQHMHLLVILLFPAKLLLLGAYSVINFR, translated from the exons ATGGATGGTCTTTGTTTGAAAACGGGGATTCATGGTATGACACCGGCGATCTCGGTAACTGGGGCCCTGGAAAGTAGGACCAACGCAACGCAGGTGAGTGCGATGGGGCGGTCCTCGGTGGATCATAAATCGACATCGGCGTCGGTGGTGCCACCGCAGAAGACGGCGTTTTCCATGTTCTCGTTTCGGTACCCTTTGAAATCTTTGTGGCCCAGAGGTGGAGCTGGAAATGACAAGAGGTACAACGGGATGGCTGTTGACGACGTCGTTTTGGTGGAGAATAAGAGCAATGAAGAGGCAAGAAAAGTGTACGAGGAGAACGTGAATGGCGGCGAAACGAAGGGGACCTCGGAAGGGCAAAAGGGGAATtgggttttgaagattttgcaCGTGAAGTCATTGTggagagaagagagaaagagcgTTGATGAAGAAAGGGAGACCGAAGAAGAAAATAACCGAAACGGTATCGTCAATGAGGAGGAAGAAATCTGTGAATTTTGTAGAGTTGAtgacgatgatgatgatgaagaaaatgagaaaaaggaGATTGAAATTGATAAAGATTCGTTTTCCAAGATGTTACGCAGGGTGTCTTTAGCTGAGGCTAAGTTGTACGCTCAAATGTCGTATCTTGGAAGCTTGGCTTATGCTATTCCAAAGATTAAG CCTGAAAGCCTCCTAAAATATCGTGGTTTACGCCTGGTAACTTCATCAATAGAGAAGAGAGAATCGGCAATGAAAGCTGAGAAAAATCATGAGAAAACTGGTGTGTCCTCTGAGAATCAAGAGTTAGAAAGGAATAGAAAGGATGATACAGTAGGCAATGAGCAGAAAAATATTGGCTACCGGATCAGCGCCTCTGCTGCGTATCAGATAGCTGCCTCCGCTGCTTCTTATTTGCATTCCCATACAAAGACCATACTTCCATTCAAATCATCAAAACCTGAAAGCAGTAAGGATTCATCTGATGATGGCAGTGGAAGTGAAAGCAGCGCTGAGATGAGAAACTCTGATGTGGCCTCTTTAATAGCAACCACAGACTCTGTGACTGCCGTGGTTGCTGCTAAGGAAGAAGTGAAGCAGGCTGTTGCAGATGATTTGAACTCAACTCATTCATCGCCTTGTGAGTGGTTTATATGCGACAATGATCAGAGTGCTACAAGATTCTTTGTAGTTCAG GGATCCGAGTCATTGGCATCTTGGCAGGCAAATCTACTTTTTGAGCCTATTCAGTTTGag GGATTGGATGTTCTCGTGCATAGAGGTATATATGAGGCTGCTAAAGGCATGTATGAGCAAATGCTGCCTGAAGTCCGTTCCCACTTAAAATCTCATGGCAAGCATGCAACTTTCCGCTTCACTGGGCACTCTCTTGGTGGCAGCTTGTCACTATTGGTAAATCTCATGTTGCTGATAAGAGGTGAACTGCCGGCTTCTTCCTTACTTCCTGTTATAATGTTTGGATCACCAAGCATCATGTGTGGGGGTGATCGTCTTCTTCGCAAACTTGGGTTGCCACGAAGTCATGTTCAGGCAATCACAATGCACAGAGACATTGTTCCCCGAGCCTTCTCTTGCAATTATCCTAATCATGTCGCAGAGCTTTTAAAGGCTCTTAATGGAAACTTTCGCCATCATCCTTGTCTCAATAGTCAG AAGCTATTGTATGCTCCAATGGGGCAACTTCTGATATTACAACCAGATGAGAAATTCTCTCCACATCATCATCTCCTTCCTTCAGGAACTGGGCTATATTTTCTAAGCTGTCCATTGTCAGATGTTGATAATGAAGAGAAGCTGCTTCAGGCTGCATGGAGAATTTTCTTTAACTCGCCACATCCACTTGAGATCCTGAGCGACCGCACTGCATATGGTTCTGAAGGAACCATCCAAAGAGATCATGACATGAATTCTTACTTGGTATCTGTTCGAGGTGTGATTCGGCAAGAGCTAAATCGCATCAGGAAAACCAAGAGAGAGCACCGGCGCAAGGTCTGGTGGCCCCTGGTGTTACCTTGTGGCATCAATGCTGGTATCATTCTTGGGAGACCTGTTGCAACAATCAATGTGGGCCAAGAACAATTCAACTTGGTTGGCGTTTTGCAAACTGGGAGAGAGTCCTTGAAACGGTTCGGTAGACTTGTTGCTTCACAGCACATGCATTTGCTAGTGATTCTTTTGTTCCCTGCCAAGTTGTTACTCTTGGGTGCATACAGCGTGATCAATTTTCGCTGA
- the LOC18613672 gene encoding transmembrane protein 205, translated as MAWITRFLTAVAFLAVGVIFSPETFGSKLDGPNSPKLSTFIKLAHLLSFATAWGAALWVTFIGGIIMFKNLPRHQFGNLQSKMFPAYFSMVGVCCAIAVAAFGYLHPWKSATTAEKYQLGFLVSGFAFNLSNLLVFTPMTIEMMKQRHKVEKEQNIGDEIGWSKNQEAAKSNPKLAAMNKKFGMIHGLSSLSNIMSFGSLAMHSWYLAGKLNL; from the exons ATGGCTTGGATAACACGATTTCTAACGGCGGTGGCTTTCTTGGCTGTCGGAGTGATATTCTCACCGGAGACCTTCGGATCAAAATTGGACGGTCCAAATTCACCCAAGCTCTCCACTTTCATTAAGCTAGCTCATCTCCTCAGCTTCGCAACCGCCTGGGGCGCCGCCCTTTGGGTCACTTTCATCGGCGGTATCATCATGTTCAA GAATCTGCCAAGGCATCAATTTGGTAATCTACAAAGCAAGATGTTCCCGGCTTATTTCTCGATGGTCGGTGTTTGTTGTGCCATAGCGGTGGCGGCGTTTGGTTATTTGCATCCGTGGAAGTCGGCGACCACTGCGGAGAAGTACCAGCTTGGGTTTTTAGTCTCTGGTTTTGCTTTCAATCTCTCCAATTTGCTCGTTTTTACTCCCATGACCATTGAG ATGATGAAGCAAAGGCACAAGGTGGAGAAAGAACAGAACATTGGTGATGAAATTGGGTGGTCAAAGAATCAAGAAGCTGCAAAGTCTAATCCAAAGCTTGCAGCCATGAACAAAAAATTTGGAATGATTCACGGGTTATCTTCCCTTTCTAATATTATGTCCTTTGGCAGCCTTGCCATGCACTCATGGTACTTAGCTGGTAAGCTCAATCTGTAG
- the LOC18613673 gene encoding BRCT domain-containing protein At4g02110 has translation MLESDTPSKTFLGVRFCLFGFDPVNEHKVRVKLINGGGVGVGQYNQNCTHVIVDKIVYDDPVCVAARNDGKIVVTGLWVDHSFDIGMPVDATSIMYKPLQDFNGIPGAKSLIICLTGYQRQDRDDIMTMVSLMGAQFSKPLVANKVTHLICYKFEGEKYELAKKIKKIKLINHRWLEDCLREWKLLSEANYSKSGFDLEMIEAEAKDSEDEAEETVSKQSGQKSLNRSPNNLKAGMLSSNELPNSAVEVPTLAMPRHSPNTKEILLTPGKSHQGTNFNNINVPELHAFKDADVLGDASFIKLAEPHNRSPNSTKVDNSLTSTSKSPSLSDEKFTAISYTRKTPRKSPAKSTLPNLSGEILGNSGDFPQGIKFKDASDNSSSKMQQPEERISSFFVESPLKRDLCHGEDSAGILPQKRASELSTSSSKSQKMSHNAKAGIKGSAVGIEQLEPTSLVVDQLHIKDCSVEGTGYLNIVPNSCASNATAKSLTNDLSSFITVTAEDRQINTDEKSPKMSFRGYRESTLAGKHDMQNENADEKSPQMSFQGLRESISASGPNIGDSGLGRCVQVVREPGEPLNKKQDVKIPSLDDRKLEMENSHSPATLDLLEGGSDKLVTKPLNKKMLAKKTLGSRPKLSNISNRKGSIYSSKIASENDSTICLSGANEKAIHNSASELEASPLTINMEAAKDVVKKVVADAAGSKAQFVNDETEAPDEEDENDFEKTHEKEKSELVESACKADTIIEVEHVRQDSKVALHESLTTLENGTNGTDPKRAVGSKNSELGESTLKCDGLKRKASKRKKQLSGKAKMKTVPSESKNDLIGEDTSVGKNVEEKDDEKENFLPHRVGKINSSPVDPKEIAGKSVVEPNKIAVKTNDKFRKVNSNTQTVQKVFNRFETEPVWFILSGHRLQRKEFQQVIRRLKGKFCRDSHQWSYQATHFIAPDIRRTEKLFAAAASGRWILRTDYLSACNQAGKFLAEEPYEWHKNGLSEDGAINLAAPRKWRHLRERTGHGAFYGMRIIVYGECIAPPLDTLKRVVKAGDGTILATSPPYTRFLKSGVDFAVVSPGMPRVDLWVQEFLKHEIPCVVADYLVEYVCKPGYSLERHVLFNTQEWAEKSLTNLTSRAEEIVEDLTTPQPPDDCGSNDVTCQVCGSPERGEVMLICGDESGSVGCGVGIHIDCCDPPLEDVPDDDWFCPKCSRISRNRATPPRKRKKGTSQSKGK, from the exons ATGCTGGAATCTGATACTCCCTCGAAAACGTTTCTCGGCGTTCGTTTTTGTCTTTTCGGCTTCGATCCCGTCAACGAGCACAAG GTTCGGGTAAAGCTCATTAACGGTGGCGGCGTAGGTGTTGGTCAGTATAACCAGAATTGCACTCATGTAATTGTTGATAAGATTGTTTAT GATGATCCTGTATGTGTTGCTGCTCGAAATGATGGTAAAATAGTTGTCACTGGATTATGGGTTGATCATAGTTTTGATATTGGAATGCCTGTAGATGCTACTTCG ATCATGTACAAACCTCTTCAAGATTTTAATGGCATTCCTGGTgctaaaagtttaattatatGCTTGACTGGATACCAGAGGCAAGATCGAGATGACATTATG ACAATGGTTAGCTTGATGGGTGCTCAATTTTCTAAGCCTCTGGTTGCAAACAAAGTCACCCATCTTATATGCTATAAATTTGAAG GGGAGAAGTATGAGCTTGCCAAGAAAATCAAGAAGATAAAGCTTATCAATCACCGTTGGTTGGAAGATTG TTTAAGAGAATGGAAACTTCTTTCAGAAGCTAATTATAGCAAGAG TGGTTTTGACTTAGAGATGATTGAAGCTGAAGCTAAAGATTCTGAAGACGAGGCTGAAGAAACTGTATCAAAGCAATCTGGACAAAAAAGTTTGAATAGGAGCCCTAATAATTTGAAAGCTGGAATGCTCAGTTCCAATGAGTTGCCCAATTCAGCAGTTGAAGTGCCAACTTTGGCTATGCCCAGACATTCACCGAATACCAAGGAAATTTTATTGACACCTGGCAAATCTCATCAAGGCACAAACTTCAATAATATTAATGTTCCCGAGCTACATGCTTTTAAGGATGCTGATGTTCTCGGGGATGCTAGTTTTATTAAGTTAGCTGAACCACACAACAGAAGCCCAAATTCTACAAAGGTAGATAATAGCTTGACATCTACCTCTAAGAGCCCCTCTTTGTCTGATGAGAAGTTTACTGCTATAAGTTACACAAGGAAAACACCCAGGAAATCACCAGCAAAGTCTACCCTCCCAAATTTATCAGGAGAGATATTAGGCAACTCTGGTGACTTTCCTCAGGGTATTAAATTCAAGGATGCATCTGACAATTCTTCCTCTAAAATGCAGCAACCAGAGGAAAGAATCAGTTCGTTTTTTGTTGAATCTCCTTTGAAAAGGGATTTATGTCATGGAGAGGACTCAGCTGGTATATTGCCTCAGAAGAGAGCATCAGAACTTTCCACCAGTAGCTCTAAATCACAAAAGATGAGTCATAATGCAAAAGCTGGCATCAAGGGGAGTGCAGTTGGTATTGAACAACTGGAACCAACATCCTTGGTGGTTGATCAACTACATATTAAAGACTGCTCAGTGGAAGGGACTGGTTATCTGAATATTGTACCTAACTCGTGTGCTAGCAATGCAACTGCAAAGTCCTTGACAAATgatctttcttcatttataACTGTAACTGCAGAGGACAGACAAATTAATACTGATGAAAAGTCACCCAAAATGTCCTTTAGGGGATATAGGGAGTCCACCTTGGCAGGCAAGCACGATATGCAAAATGAGAATGCTGATGAGAAGTCACCCCAAATGTCCTTCCAGGGATTAAGAGAGTCCATCTCAGCAAGTGGACCAAACATTGGGGATTCTGGCCTGGGAAGATGTGTACAAGTGGTTAGAGAGCCTGGGGAGCCACTGAATAAGAAGCAAGATGTTAAAATTCCTTCACTTGATGACAGAAAACTGGAGATGGAAAATTCCCATAGTCCTGCTACCTTGGATTTGCTTGAAGGAGGAAGTGATAAGTTGGTGACAAAACCGCTTAACAAGAAGATGCTTGCCAAAAAGACCTTGGGTTCTAGACCAAAACTGAGTAATATTTCTAACAGAAAAGGTTCTATTTACTCGAGTAAAATTGCCTCTGAAAATGATTCTACAATTTGCTTGAGTGGGGCTAATGAAAAAGCAATTCATAACAGTGCCAGTGAGCTTGAGGCATCCCCTTTAACTATTAACATGGAAGCAGCAAAGGATGTGGTCAAAAAAGTTGTCGCAGATGCTGCTGGTAGTAAGGCTCAGTTCGTAAATGATGAAACTGAAGCTCCAGATGAGGAagatgagaatgattttgagAAGACACATGAAAAAGAGAAGTCCGAGCTGGTTGAATCGGCATGTAAAGCAGATACTATCATAGAAGTGGAACATGTCAGACAAGATTCTAAGGTGGCTCTACATGAGAGTTTAACTACCTTAGAGAATGGGACAAATGGAACTGATCCTAAGAGGGCAGTTGGTAGCAAGAATTCTGAGTTGGGTGAATCAACTTTAAAATGTGATGGCTTGAAAAGGAAAGCAAGTAAAAGGAAGAAACAACTTTCAGGTAAAGCCAAGATGAAGACTGTTCCTTCTGAATccaaaaatgatttaattgggGAAGATACTAGTGTCGGCAAGAATGTTGAGGAGAAAGATGATGAAAAGGAGAATTTCCTGCCACATCGTGTGGGCAAAATAAACAGCAGCCCAGTTGATCCCAAGGAGATTGCTGGCAAATCAGTTGTTGAACCCAATAAAATAGCAGTGAAGACTAATGATAAATTTCGGAAGGTCAATTCTAACACACAGACAGTTCAAAAGGTTTTCAACAGATTTGAAACTGAGCCTGTATGGTTTATATTGAGTGGCCACAGACTACAGAGAAAAGAATTTCAGCAAGTCATTAGGCGtttgaaaggaaaattttgcCGAGATTCTCATCAATGGTCATATCAGGCAACACATTTCATTGCCCCCGATATTCGTAGGACAGAAAAACTTTTTGCTGCTGCGGCATCTGGAAG GTGGATTCTTAGGACCGATTATTTAAGTGCTTGCAATCAGGCAGGAAAATTCTTGGCAGAAGAGCCTTATGAATGGCATAAGAATGGCCTCAGTGAAGACGGTGCAATAAACTTGGCGGCTCCAAGGAAGTGGCGTCACTTACGGGAGAGAACAGGCCATGGAGCATTTTATGGAATGCGCATTATCGTGTATGGAGAATGCATTGCTCCTCCTTTG GATACATTGAAGCGTGTTGTGAAGGCTGGGGATGGTACTATTTTAGCAACTTCTCCCCCTTACACCAGATTCCTCAAATCTGGAGTTGATTTTGCAGTTGTTAGCCCTGGCATGCCACGTGTTGATTTGTGGGTTCAAGAGTTCTTAAAACATGAGATACCTTGCGTTGTTGCTGATTACCTAGTAGAGTACGTCTGTAAACCTGGTTATTCCCTAGAGAGACATGTGCTATTCAACACTCAGGAATGGGCAGAGAAATCATTAACCAACTTGACGAGCCGAGCTGAAGAGATTGTCGAGGACTTGACCACCCCACAGCCTCCAGATGATTGTGGGAGTAATGATGTAACATGCCAAGTTTGTGGTTCTCCTGAGAGAGGAGAGGTCATGCTAATCTGCGGTGATGAAAGTGGTTCTGTAGGTTGTGGAGTGGGCATTCACATTGATTGTTGTGATCCTCCGCTTGAAGATGTTCCTGACGACGACTGGTTTTGTCCCAAGTGTAGCAGAATAAGCAGAAACCGCGCTACGCCTCCcaggaagagaaaaaaaggaacCTCTCAATCAAAGGGTAAGTGA
- the LOC18613674 gene encoding uncharacterized protein LOC18613674: MAVSPCLSGSDQKKHWWLSNRKLVDKYIKDARCLIATQEQNEIASALHLLDAALALSPRFEIALELKARSLLYLRRFKDVADMLQDYIPSLKMSSEDSGSVSSDNSSQQLSRERVKLLPSNNSSSDSPGRDPSFKCFSVSDLKRKVMAGLCKNCEKEGQWRYLVLGQACCHLGLMEDAMVLLQTGKRLASAAFRRESICWSDDSFSLPTTINTSDISSATTPPSTPPRNPTSLSESENISQLLSHIKLLIRRRTAAIAALDAGLYSEAIRHFSKIVDGRRPAPQGFLAECYMHRASAYKASGRIAESISDCNKTLALDPTCIQALDTRALLLETIRCLPDCLHDLEHLKLLYNSILRDRKLPGPAWKRHNVRYREIPGKLCALTTKIQQLKQRVASGETGNVDYYTLIGLRRGCSRSELERAHLLLCLRHKPDKATNFIDRCEFADERDLDSVKDRAKMSALLLYRLLQKGYSSVMTTIMDEEAAEKQRKKAAAALQAAQAAIQVQQTQHSNSTTEPETSPASSTNSSDVSGCNNRVNSSENKATTTTSNTNVFQGVFCRDLATVGNLLSQVGFNRPLPVKYEALSC; the protein is encoded by the exons atGGCTGTTTCTCCATGTTTGAGTGGTAGTGATCAGAAGAAGCACTGGTGGCTGAGCAATAGAAAG CTTGTAGATAAGTACATTAAGGATGCAAGGTGCCTCATTGCAACGCAGGAACAAAACGAGATCGCTTCAGCTCTCCATCTTCTTGATGCGGCTTTGGCTCTCTCGCCTCGTTTTGAGATCGCTCTTGAACTGAAAGCAAGATCTTTACTCTATCTAAGGCGTTTCAAGGACGTTGCTGACATGCTTCAAGACTACATTCCCAGTCTCAAAATGTCAAGCGAGGACTCCGGCTCAGTTTCTTCAGATAACTCGTCTCAACAACTTTCGAGGGAGCGAGTCAAGCTTCTTCCTTCTAATAACTCGTCCTCCGACTCACCGGGTCGTGACCCATCTTTCAAGTGTTTCTCTGTCTCGGACTTGAAGAGGAAAGTCATGGCTGGGTTGTGTAAAAACTGCGAGAAAGAAGGGCAATGGAG GTACTTGGTTCTCGGCCAAGCATGTTGCCACCTGGGCCTAATGGAGGACGCCATGGTCCTCCTCCAAACCGGCAAACGCCTCGCTTCCGCCGCATTCCGCCGTGAAAGCATTTGCTGGTCTGATGACAGCTTCTCACTCCCCACCACTATCAACACATCCGACATCTCCTCAGCCACAACACCTCCCTCAACGCCCCCACGCAATCCCACCTCTCTCTCCGAATCCGAAAACATTTCCCAGCTTCTATCCCACATCAAGCTCCTCATCCGCCGTCGAACAGCTGCCATTGCCGCCTTAGATGCTGGCCTATACTCTGAAGCCATCCGccatttttctaaaattgtaGACGGTCGCCGCCCTGCCCCTCAGGGTTTCCTTGCAGAGTGTTACATGCACCGAGCCTCAGCTTACAAGGCCTCTGGTCGCATAGCTGAGTCAATCTCGGATTGTAACAAAACCCTTGCCCTTGATCCAACTTGTATCCAAGCGCTTGATACCAGGGCCTTGCTTTTGGAAACCATTCGTTGTTTGCCTGATTGTTTACACGACCTTGAACACTTGAAGCTGCTTTACAATTCCATCTTGCGAGACAGGAAGCTTCCAGGTCCTGCCTGGAAGCGTCACAATGTGAGGTACAGGGAGATTCCAGGGAAGCTCTGTGcattaactactaaaattcaACAATTGAAGCAAAGGGTTGCTTCTGGGGAGACTGGAAATGTTGATTACTATACGTTGATTGGTTTGAGGCGTGGGTGCTCAAGGTCTGAATTGGAAAGGGCTCATTTGCTGCTATGTTTAAGGCACAAGCCGGACAAAGCTACCAACTTTATTGATAGATGCGAATTCGCTGATGAGCGTGATCTCGACTCGGTTAAAGACAGAGCCAAGATGTCTGCTTTGCTACTTTACAGATTGCTTCAAAAGGGTTATTCCAGCGTGATGACTACTATTATGGATGAAGAAGCGGCCgaaaaacaaaggaagaaagctGCGGCTGCTTTACAAGCAGCACAGGCAGCAATTCAAGTGCAGCAAACCCAACATTCAAACTCTACAACAGAACCTGAAACCAGTCCAGCTTCTTCAACAAATTCATCAGATGTTTCGGGTTGCAACAACAGGGTTAATTCCAGCGAAAACAAAGCCACAACAACTACTTCCAATACAAATGTGTTTCAAGGTGTCTTTTGCAGGGATCTTGCTACAGTTGGGAATTTGCTATCACAAGTTGGGTTTAACCGTCCACTTCCAGTGAAGTATGAGGCACTGAGCTGCTGA
- the LOC18613677 gene encoding probable beta-D-xylosidase 2: MAMASTTLSSPPLTIILFLLLLGVFAEARDPFACDPKDATTPNLPFCKVSMPISVRVKDLLGRLTLQEKVRLLVNNAAAVPRLGIKGYEWWSEALHGVSNVGPGTKFGRAFPAATSFPQVITTAASFNATLWEAIGRVVSDEARAMYNGGMAGLTYWSPNVNIFRDPRWGRGQETPGEDPVLAGTYAASYVKGLQGNNGDRLKVAACCKHFTAYDLDNWNGVDRFHFNAKVSKQDIEDTFDVPFKMCVKDGNVASVMCSYNQVNGVPTCADPNLLKKTVRGQWKLNGYIVSDCDSVGVFYNTQHYTSTPEQAAADAIKAGLDLDCGPFLAQHSEDAVKRGLLNEADVNTALSNTLAVQMRLGMFDGEPSAQAFGNLGPKDVCTPAHQELALEAARQGIVLLKNHGPSLPLSHLRHRTVAVIGPNSNATVTMIGNYAGVACRYTSPLQGIGNYAKTIHQLGCADVACADDKLFSGAIDAARKADATVLVMGLDQSIEAESRDRTGLLLPGRQQDLVSKVAMASRGSTILVLMSGGPIDVSFAKNDPRIGAILWAGYPGQAGGAAIADVLYGTTNPEGKLPMTWYPQEYVSNLPMTDMAMRSRPIKNYPGRTYRFYKGPLVYPFGHGLSYTNFVHTIASAPKVVTVPLDGRHHSGNTTVSGKAIKVNHAKCNKLTIGLQVDVKNTGSKDGTHTMLVFSTTPAGHWAPQKQLVAFAKVRVPAGAQQRIGINIHVCKFLSVVDGSGVRRIPIGVHNLHIGNVKHSVSLQAATLGVIKS, encoded by the exons atggctATGGCTAGCACCACCTTATCCTCACCACCCTTAACCATTATTCTCTTCCTTCTCCTCTTGGGTGTTTTTGCTGAAGCTCGTGATCCGTTTGCTTGCGATCCAAAAGATGCAACGACTCCAAACTTGCCGTTTTGCAAGGTTTCGATGCCGATATCGGTTAGAGTGAAAGACCTTCTAGGAAGGTTGACATTGCAGGAAAAGGTTAGGCTGCTGGTAAACAATGCTGCAGCTGTTCCACGGCTCGGGATCAAAGGGTACGAATGGTGGTCCGAGGCTCTTCATGGCGTCTCCAATGTGGGCCCGGGAACCAAGTTCGGTAGGGCCTTCCCTGCGGCCACTAGCTTCCCTCAAGTAATCACAACCGCTGCTTCTTTCAATGCCACATTATGGGAAGCCATCGGACGG GTTGTGTCGGACGAGGCAAGAGCGATGTACAACGGAGGCATGGCTGGGCTCACATACTGGAGCCCGAATGTCAACATTTTCAGAGACCCACGGTGGGGCCGTGGACAGGAGACTCCAGGTGAAGATCCAGTGTTGGCCGGTACGTATGCGGCCAGCTACGTGAAGGGCTTACAGGGAAATAACGGTGACCGGTTAAAGGTGGCGGCTTGCTGCAAGCACTTCACTGCCTACGACCTCGATAACTGGAATGGAGTTGATAGGTTCCACTTTAATGCCAAG GTAAGCAAGCAGGACATTGAGGATACATTCGACGTACCGTTCAAAATGTGTGTAAAGGACGGCAATGTGGCCAGTGTTATGTGCTCTTACAATCAGGTGAATGGTGTCCCCACCTGCGCCGACCCTAATCTCCTAAAGAAGACCGTACGGGGTCAATGGAAACTCAACGG GTACATTGTTTCAGATTGTGATTCAGTTGGGGTCTTCTATAATACCCAACATTACACATCAACACCTGAACAAGCAGCTGCAGATGCCATCAAAGCAG GTTTGGACTTGGACTGTGGACCATTCTTGGCGCAACACAGTGAAGATGCAGTAAAAAGAGGCTTGTTGAATGAGGCTGACGTTAATACAGCCCTGTCAAATACGCTTGCAGTCCAGATGAGACTTGGCATGTTTGACGGTGAGCCATCTGCACAAGCATTTGGGAACTTAGGGCCAAAAGATGTGTGCACCCCAGCTCACCAAGAGCTCGCCCTTGAAGCTGCAAGACAAGGCATTGTTCTGCTTAAAAATCACGGCCCTTCATTGCCTTTATCCCATCTCCGTCATCGCACCGTCGCTGTCATTGGGCCTAACTCCAATGCCACTGTTACCATGATTGGGAACTATGCTG GCGTTGCATGTAGATACACATCTCCTTTGCAAGGAATAGGAAATTACGCGAAGACAATCCACCAACTCGGATGTGCAGACGTAGCTTGCGCAGATGACAAGTTATTTAGTGGGGCAATTGATGCTGCCCGTAAAGCAGATGCAACGGTTCTCGTAATGGGGCTTGACCAATCAATTGAAGCAGAATCCAGAGACAGGACAGGGTTGCTTTTGCCCGGGCGCCAACAGGATCTTGTTTCCAAAGTAGCCATGGCTTCTAGGGGTTCAACCATACTAGTTTTGATGTCCGGTGGGCCAATCGACGTGTCTTTCGCTAAGAATGACCCACGAATTGGTGCAATTTTGTGGGCCGGCTACCCGGGCCAAGCCGGAGGAGCCGCCATAGCTGATGTATTATACGGAACAACCAATCCAGAGGGCAAGCTGCCAATGACATGGTACCCACAAGAATATGTCTCGAATTTGCCAATGACAGACATGGCCATGCGTTCAAGGCCGATTAAAAATTACCCTGGAAGAACTTACAGGTTCTACAAAGGTCCATTAGTGTACCCATTCGGCCATGGACTGAGTTACACCAACTTTGTTCATACGATAGCTAGTGCACCCAAAGTTGTCACGGTCCCTCTAGATGGCCGCCATCATTCAGGAAACACAACCGTTTCAGGCAAGGCAATTAAAGTCAATCATGCAAAATGCAACAAGCTCACCATAGGTCTTCAAGTAGACGTAAAAAATACGGGGTCCAAGGACGGGACTCACACAATGCTCGTATTTTCGACGACACCTGCAGGGCATTGGGCTCCGCAGAAGCAGCTGGTGGCCTTTGCGAAAGTGCGTGTTCCAGCTGGGGCTCAACAACGAATTGGAATCAACATCCATGTGTGCAAGTTTTTAAGTGTTGTGGACGGGTCCGGGGTTCGAAGAATTCCGATTGGTGTACACAATCTCCACATTGGTAACGTTAAGCATTCCGTATCCCTTCAGGCTGCAACTTTAGGGGTGATCAAATCCTAG